One Halomonas sp. THAF5a genomic region harbors:
- the gltA gene encoding citrate synthase, translating into MADRKATLTVDGLENPIDLPIYSGSLGPDVIDVRGLGAQGLFTYDPGFMATSSCQSAITYIDGGKGVLLHRGYPIDQLAKHSNFVETCYLLLFGELPNDAQYEDFKSRVTNHTMVHDQINNFFKGFRRDAHPMSILCGVVGGLAAFYHDHLDITKQEDREISAVRLIAKMPTLAAMSHKYNVGQPFNYPRNDLNYAENFLYMMFSNPCEDYQINPVYAKAMDRIFMLHADHEQNASTSTVRLAGSTGANPFACISAGIAALWGPAHGGANEAVLNMLDEIGDDSEENIQRFIDKAKDKDDPFKLMGFGHRVYRNFDPRAKVMKETCDEVLAELGLADDPQLKIAKRLEQIALEDEYFIERKLYPNVDFYSGIILKAMGIPKNMFTVIFAVSRTIGWISHWHEMLSDSYKIGRPRQLYTGHDQRDYPAS; encoded by the coding sequence ATGGCTGACAGGAAAGCGACATTGACGGTAGACGGCCTGGAGAATCCGATTGACCTGCCGATCTACTCCGGCTCCCTGGGCCCCGACGTCATCGACGTCCGCGGCCTCGGCGCCCAAGGCCTCTTCACCTATGACCCCGGTTTCATGGCCACCTCTTCCTGCCAGTCGGCGATCACCTACATCGATGGCGGCAAGGGCGTACTGCTGCACCGCGGCTATCCGATCGACCAGCTGGCCAAGCACTCCAACTTCGTCGAGACCTGCTATCTGCTGCTGTTCGGCGAGCTGCCGAACGACGCGCAGTACGAAGACTTCAAGTCGCGCGTGACCAACCACACCATGGTCCACGACCAGATCAACAACTTCTTCAAGGGCTTCCGCCGCGACGCCCACCCGATGTCGATCCTGTGTGGTGTGGTCGGTGGCCTGGCCGCCTTCTATCACGACCACCTGGACATCACCAAGCAGGAAGACCGCGAGATCAGCGCCGTGCGACTGATCGCCAAGATGCCGACCCTGGCGGCGATGTCTCACAAGTACAACGTCGGCCAGCCGTTCAACTATCCCCGCAACGACCTGAACTATGCAGAGAACTTCCTCTACATGATGTTCAGCAACCCGTGCGAGGACTACCAGATCAATCCGGTCTACGCCAAGGCCATGGACCGCATCTTCATGCTCCATGCCGACCACGAGCAGAACGCCTCCACCTCCACGGTGCGCCTGGCCGGCTCCACCGGCGCGAACCCCTTCGCCTGCATCAGCGCCGGCATCGCCGCGCTCTGGGGCCCGGCGCACGGCGGCGCCAACGAGGCGGTGCTGAACATGCTCGACGAGATCGGTGACGACTCCGAGGAAAACATCCAGCGCTTCATCGACAAGGCGAAGGACAAGGATGACCCCTTCAAGCTGATGGGCTTCGGTCACCGCGTCTACCGCAACTTCGACCCGCGCGCCAAGGTGATGAAGGAGACCTGCGACGAGGTGCTGGCCGAGCTGGGCCTCGCCGACGACCCGCAGCTGAAGATCGCCAAGCGCCTGGAGCAGATCGCCCTGGAAGACGAGTACTTCATCGAGCGCAAGCTCTACCCGAACGTCGACTTCTACTCCGGCATCATCCTCAAGGCCATGGGCATTCCGAAGAACATGTTCACCGTGATCTTCGCCGTCTCCCGCACCATCGGCTGGATCTCCCACTGGCACGAGATGCTCAGCGACAGCTACAAGATCGGTCGCCCGCGCCAGCTCTACACCGGCCACGACCAGCGCGACTATCCGGCCAGCTGA
- the sdhC gene encoding succinate dehydrogenase, cytochrome b556 subunit — protein sequence MNSKRPVNLDLSTIQFPLPALTSIAHRITGVILFIGLIFAFWALDASLSSPAGFAAVSDALAHNFLAKLVAWGLLSALAFHFVAGIKHLLMDMDIGVTLEGGVKKAQITVVVSAVLIILAGVWVW from the coding sequence GTGAATAGCAAACGACCCGTAAATCTGGATCTGTCCACGATACAGTTCCCCCTTCCCGCCCTGACGTCGATCGCCCACCGCATCACCGGCGTCATCCTCTTCATCGGCCTGATCTTCGCCTTCTGGGCGCTGGATGCATCACTGTCCTCACCGGCTGGCTTCGCGGCCGTGAGCGATGCCCTGGCCCACAACTTCCTGGCCAAGCTGGTCGCCTGGGGCCTGCTTTCCGCCCTGGCCTTCCACTTCGTGGCCGGCATCAAGCACCTGCTGATGGACATGGATATCGGCGTGACCCTGGAGGGTGGCGTCAAGAAGGCACAGATCACCGTGGTGGTGAGTGCGGTCCTGATCATTCTGGCTGGAGTCTGGGTATGGTAA
- the sdhD gene encoding succinate dehydrogenase, hydrophobic membrane anchor protein, with amino-acid sequence MVTNITNFGRSGLSDWLLQRVSAVILALYSLFIVGFLLFSPGLDYAAWSGLFAQTWMRIFSLLAFISLAAHAWVGLWTVTTDYLKPTGIRIGAQLIIILAIFVFLVWGITVLWGA; translated from the coding sequence ATGGTAACCAACATTACGAACTTCGGGCGCAGCGGCCTCTCCGACTGGCTGTTGCAGCGCGTCTCTGCCGTCATCCTGGCGCTCTACTCTCTCTTTATCGTCGGTTTCCTGCTGTTCAGCCCGGGCCTCGACTATGCGGCCTGGAGCGGGCTCTTCGCCCAGACCTGGATGCGCATCTTCTCGCTGCTGGCCTTCATCTCGCTGGCCGCCCACGCCTGGGTCGGGCTGTGGACCGTGACCACCGACTATCTCAAGCCGACCGGTATTCGCATCGGTGCGCAGCTCATCATCATCCTGGCCATCTTCGTGTTCCTGGTCTGGGGCATCACCGTTCTGTGGGGAGCCTGA
- the sdhA gene encoding succinate dehydrogenase flavoprotein subunit, with protein sequence MSNMRSLSFDAIIIGGGGAGLRAALELAKSGKKTAVLSKVFPTRSHTVSAQGGITCAIASADPNDDWRWHMYDTVKGGDYIADQDASEYMCSEGPKAVFELEHMGLPFSRFDNGRIYQRPFGGQSKDFGKGGQAARTCAAADRTGHALLHTLYQNNLKNNTTFLNEWYAVDLVKNANGDVVGCIAMDIETGEVVHVKSKATVLATGGSGRIFASTTNALINTGDGIGMALRAGFPMQDMEMWQFHPTGIYGAGTLVTEGCRGEGGYLVNKDGERFMERYAPNAKDLAGRDVVARSMVMEILEGRGCGEKGDHVYLKLDHLGEEVLGKRLPGIVELSKTFAHVDPAKEPIPVVPTCHYMMGGIPTNVHGQAIMQDADGNDQIVNGLYACGEAACVSVHGANRLGGNSLLDLVVFGRAAGMYIEGALNEGIEYLEASESDVESAMKRITRWNESEDGETVPDLKRELQDIMQTSFGVFREEKNMVEGVKRLEELRTRIENAYLPDKSSTFNTARVEALELDNLMEVAEATAIAALERKESRGAHSRYDYPDRDDVNWLKHSLYFPADKRLGKRDVNFAPKTVEMFEPKVRTY encoded by the coding sequence ATGTCCAACATGCGTAGCCTGTCTTTCGACGCCATCATCATCGGCGGCGGCGGCGCCGGCCTGAGGGCCGCCCTGGAGCTGGCCAAGTCCGGCAAGAAGACCGCCGTGCTGTCCAAGGTCTTCCCGACCCGCTCGCACACCGTCTCCGCCCAGGGCGGCATCACCTGCGCCATCGCCTCCGCCGACCCGAACGACGACTGGCGCTGGCACATGTACGACACCGTCAAGGGCGGCGACTACATCGCCGACCAGGACGCCTCCGAGTACATGTGCTCCGAGGGCCCGAAGGCGGTCTTCGAGCTCGAGCACATGGGCCTGCCGTTCTCCCGCTTCGACAATGGCCGCATCTACCAGCGCCCGTTCGGCGGCCAGTCCAAGGACTTCGGCAAGGGTGGTCAGGCGGCCCGTACCTGCGCCGCGGCCGACCGTACCGGCCACGCCCTGCTGCACACGCTCTACCAGAACAACCTGAAGAACAACACCACCTTCCTCAACGAGTGGTACGCCGTCGATCTGGTCAAGAACGCCAACGGCGACGTGGTGGGCTGCATCGCCATGGACATCGAGACCGGCGAAGTGGTGCACGTGAAGTCCAAGGCCACCGTGCTCGCCACCGGCGGTTCCGGCCGTATCTTCGCCTCCACCACCAATGCCCTGATCAACACCGGTGACGGCATCGGCATGGCGCTGCGCGCCGGCTTCCCGATGCAGGACATGGAGATGTGGCAGTTCCACCCGACCGGCATCTACGGTGCGGGCACCCTGGTGACCGAGGGCTGCCGCGGCGAGGGCGGCTACCTGGTCAACAAGGACGGCGAGCGCTTCATGGAGCGCTACGCGCCCAACGCCAAGGACCTGGCCGGCCGCGACGTGGTCGCGCGCTCCATGGTCATGGAGATCCTCGAGGGCCGCGGCTGCGGCGAGAAGGGCGACCACGTCTACCTCAAGCTGGATCACCTCGGCGAGGAGGTCCTCGGCAAGCGCCTGCCCGGCATCGTCGAGCTCTCCAAGACCTTCGCCCACGTCGATCCGGCCAAGGAGCCGATCCCGGTGGTGCCGACCTGCCACTACATGATGGGCGGGATCCCGACCAACGTGCACGGCCAGGCGATCATGCAGGACGCCGACGGCAACGACCAGATCGTCAACGGCCTCTATGCCTGCGGCGAGGCGGCCTGCGTGTCGGTCCACGGCGCCAACCGCCTGGGCGGCAACTCGCTGCTCGACCTGGTGGTCTTCGGTCGCGCGGCCGGCATGTACATTGAGGGCGCGCTCAACGAGGGCATCGAGTACCTCGAGGCCTCCGAGTCCGACGTCGAGTCGGCGATGAAGCGCATCACCCGCTGGAACGAGTCCGAGGACGGCGAGACCGTGCCCGACCTCAAGCGCGAGCTGCAGGACATTATGCAGACCTCCTTCGGCGTGTTCCGCGAGGAGAAGAACATGGTCGAGGGCGTCAAGCGCCTGGAAGAGCTGCGGACGCGCATCGAGAACGCCTACCTGCCGGACAAGTCCAGCACCTTCAACACCGCGCGCGTCGAGGCGCTGGAGCTGGACAACCTGATGGAAGTGGCCGAGGCCACCGCCATCGCGGCCCTGGAGCGCAAGGAGAGTCGTGGCGCCCACTCCCGCTACGACTACCCGGATCGCGACGACGTCAACTGGCTGAAGCACTCGCTCTACTTCCCGGCCGATAAGCGCCTGGGCAAGCGCGACGTCAACTTCGCGCCCAAGACCGTCGAGATGTTCGAGCCGAAAGTCCGCACCTACTAA
- a CDS encoding succinate dehydrogenase iron-sulfur subunit, whose amino-acid sequence MSKLQVSLYRYNPETDSAPYMQEFQVDTQGRDLMVLDVLHLAKEQDNGLAYRRSCREGVCGSDGMNMNGKNGLACITPLSEVVKGNKLTLRPLPGLPVIRDLVVDMGLFYKQYERIQPYLQNDEPAPAIERLQSPEERDKLDGLYECILCACCSTSCPSFWWNPDKFVGPAGLLQAYRFLADSRDDATRERLAELEDPFSVFRCRGIMNCVAVCPKGLNPTRAIGKIREMLLADAT is encoded by the coding sequence ATGTCCAAGCTTCAGGTATCCCTGTACCGCTACAACCCGGAAACCGACTCCGCGCCCTATATGCAGGAGTTCCAGGTCGACACCCAGGGTCGCGACCTGATGGTGCTCGACGTCCTGCACCTGGCCAAGGAGCAGGACAACGGCCTGGCCTACCGTCGCAGCTGCCGCGAGGGCGTGTGCGGCTCCGACGGCATGAACATGAACGGCAAGAACGGCCTGGCCTGCATCACCCCGCTCTCCGAGGTGGTCAAGGGCAACAAGCTGACCCTGCGCCCGCTGCCGGGCCTGCCGGTCATCCGCGACCTGGTGGTCGACATGGGGCTGTTCTACAAGCAGTACGAGCGCATCCAGCCGTACCTGCAGAACGACGAGCCGGCGCCGGCCATCGAGCGCCTGCAGTCGCCGGAAGAGCGCGACAAGCTCGACGGCCTCTACGAGTGCATCCTGTGCGCCTGCTGCTCGACCTCCTGCCCGTCCTTCTGGTGGAACCCGGACAAGTTCGTCGGCCCGGCCGGCCTGCTGCAGGCCTATCGCTTCCTCGCCGACTCGCGTGACGACGCGACCCGCGAGCGCCTGGCCGAGCTGGAGGATCCGTTCTCCGTGTTCCGCTGCCGCGGGATCATGAACTGCGTCGCGGTCTGCCCGAAGGGGCTGAACCCGACCCGCGCGATCGGCAAGATTCGCGAGATGCTGCTGGCCGATGCCACTTAA
- a CDS encoding 2-oxoglutarate dehydrogenase E1 component — protein MQQGIMELMWRSSHVSGGNAHYVEALYEQYLDDPSAVPDEWRQYFDQLPRPEGGASQDVPLTPVRDQFYQLGQQRRTAHVAAESGENKKQVKVLQLINAYRFRGHQKADIDPLGLRSPTPVPDLDLSFHQLSKADLDTEFQTGSFFMGLDKAPLKEIVGALEQTYCRSIGCEVMHIVDTEEKRWLQQRFESVRSAPNFSPDVRKHVLERLTAAEGLESYLASKYPGTKRFGLEGGESFIPMMDELIQRAGSYGTKEVVIGMAHRGRLNMLVNILGKNPSELIDEFDGKKVVERGSGDVKYHQGFSSNVMTPGGEVHLALSFNPSHLEIVAPVVEGSVRARQDRRNDPVGDKVLPINVHGDAAFAGQGVVMETFQMSQTRAYRTGGTVHIVINNQVGFTTSHPQDSRSTEYCTDIAKMVQAPIFHVNGDDPDAVLHATQVALDYRQQFKKDVVIDLVCYRRRGHNEADEPSGTQPMMYSKIKDHPSSRTRYVERLVKEGLLSDDDAKAMMEKYRDDLLAGNHVANALVQKPNKSLFVDWTPYLGHEWSGYADTRVEMKRLQRLAGKMCEIPDGVTVQRQVAKIYEDRRKMQAGGMAINWGFAETLAYATLLDEGHPVRLTGQDVGRGTFSHRHAVVHNQKDGSVHVPLQHMADGQPSFTIHDSFLSEEAVLAFEYGYATTAPNDLVIWEAQFGDFFNGAQVVVDQFISSGETKWERLCGLTMLLPHGYEGQGPEHSSARLERFLQLCAEHNMQVCVPTTPAQIFHLLRRQVIRPLRKPLVVMSPKSLLRHKSATSSLDELAQGSFQMVLPDQGNLEAQKVERIILCAGKVYYDLANWRDENARDDVAILRVEQLYPFPKEELLAAIQDYTNVTDVVWCQEEPLNQGAWYSSQHHMRAVADLLRDGLGGKLKFAGRPASAAPAAGYMSVHTEQQRQLVEDAFNL, from the coding sequence ATGCAACAAGGCATAATGGAGTTGATGTGGCGCTCCTCCCACGTGAGTGGCGGCAATGCCCACTATGTGGAAGCGCTCTACGAGCAGTACCTCGATGACCCTTCCGCCGTTCCCGACGAATGGCGCCAGTACTTCGACCAGCTGCCGCGGCCCGAGGGCGGGGCCAGCCAGGATGTTCCTCTCACCCCGGTTCGCGACCAGTTCTACCAGCTGGGCCAGCAGCGTCGTACGGCACACGTCGCCGCCGAGAGCGGGGAGAACAAGAAGCAGGTCAAGGTACTCCAGCTGATCAACGCCTACCGCTTCCGCGGGCACCAGAAGGCCGACATCGACCCCCTCGGCCTGCGCAGTCCCACCCCGGTTCCCGACCTCGATCTCTCCTTCCACCAGCTCTCCAAGGCGGACCTGGACACCGAGTTCCAGACCGGCTCCTTCTTCATGGGGCTGGACAAGGCGCCGCTGAAGGAGATCGTCGGTGCGCTGGAGCAGACCTACTGCCGCTCCATCGGCTGCGAGGTCATGCACATCGTCGATACCGAGGAGAAGCGCTGGCTGCAGCAGCGCTTCGAGTCGGTGCGCAGCGCCCCGAACTTCAGCCCCGACGTGCGCAAGCACGTGCTCGAGCGGCTGACCGCCGCCGAGGGCCTGGAGAGTTACCTGGCCTCCAAGTACCCGGGCACCAAGCGCTTCGGCCTCGAGGGCGGCGAGTCCTTCATTCCGATGATGGACGAGCTGATCCAGCGCGCCGGCAGCTACGGCACCAAGGAAGTGGTCATCGGCATGGCCCACCGCGGGCGTCTCAACATGCTGGTCAACATCCTGGGCAAGAACCCCTCCGAGCTGATCGACGAGTTCGACGGCAAGAAGGTGGTCGAGCGCGGCTCCGGTGACGTCAAGTACCACCAGGGCTTCAGCTCGAATGTCATGACCCCGGGCGGCGAGGTCCACCTGGCGCTGTCGTTCAACCCCTCCCACCTGGAGATCGTCGCGCCGGTGGTCGAGGGCTCGGTGCGGGCCCGCCAGGATCGCCGCAACGACCCGGTCGGCGACAAGGTGCTGCCGATCAACGTCCACGGCGACGCGGCCTTCGCCGGCCAGGGCGTGGTCATGGAGACCTTCCAGATGTCGCAGACCCGTGCCTACCGGACCGGCGGCACGGTGCACATCGTGATCAACAACCAGGTGGGCTTCACCACCTCGCACCCGCAGGACTCGCGTTCCACCGAGTACTGCACCGACATCGCCAAGATGGTTCAGGCGCCGATCTTCCACGTCAACGGCGACGACCCGGATGCCGTGCTGCATGCCACCCAGGTGGCGCTGGATTACCGCCAGCAGTTCAAGAAGGACGTGGTCATCGACCTGGTCTGCTATCGCCGCCGCGGCCACAACGAGGCCGACGAGCCGTCCGGCACCCAGCCGATGATGTACAGCAAGATCAAGGACCATCCGTCCTCGCGGACCCGCTATGTCGAGCGCCTGGTCAAGGAGGGGCTGCTCTCCGACGACGACGCCAAGGCGATGATGGAGAAGTACCGCGACGATCTGCTGGCCGGCAACCACGTGGCCAACGCCCTGGTGCAGAAGCCCAACAAGTCGCTGTTCGTCGACTGGACGCCCTACCTGGGCCACGAGTGGAGCGGCTACGCCGACACTCGGGTCGAGATGAAGCGCCTGCAGCGCCTCGCCGGCAAGATGTGCGAGATCCCCGACGGCGTGACCGTGCAGCGCCAGGTGGCCAAGATCTACGAGGACCGCCGCAAGATGCAGGCCGGCGGCATGGCCATCAACTGGGGCTTCGCCGAGACGCTGGCCTACGCCACCCTGCTCGACGAGGGCCACCCGGTGCGCCTCACCGGCCAGGACGTGGGTCGCGGCACCTTCTCCCACCGCCACGCGGTGGTGCACAACCAGAAGGACGGCAGCGTTCACGTGCCGCTGCAGCACATGGCCGACGGCCAGCCGAGCTTCACCATCCACGACTCTTTCCTGTCGGAAGAGGCCGTGCTGGCCTTCGAGTACGGCTACGCGACCACCGCGCCCAACGATCTGGTGATCTGGGAAGCCCAGTTCGGCGACTTCTTCAACGGTGCCCAGGTGGTGGTGGACCAGTTCATCTCCTCCGGCGAGACCAAGTGGGAGCGTCTGTGCGGGCTGACCATGCTGCTGCCCCACGGCTACGAGGGCCAGGGCCCCGAGCACTCCTCGGCCCGCCTGGAGCGCTTCCTGCAGCTGTGCGCCGAGCACAACATGCAGGTCTGCGTGCCGACCACCCCGGCGCAGATCTTCCACCTGCTGCGCCGCCAGGTGATCCGTCCGCTGCGCAAGCCGCTGGTGGTGATGTCGCCCAAGAGCCTGCTGCGCCACAAGTCGGCGACCTCGAGCCTCGACGAGCTGGCCCAGGGCAGCTTCCAGATGGTGCTGCCCGACCAGGGCAACCTCGAGGCCCAGAAGGTCGAGCGCATCATCCTGTGTGCCGGCAAGGTCTACTACGACCTGGCCAACTGGCGCGACGAGAATGCCCGTGACGACGTGGCCATCCTGCGCGTCGAGCAGCTCTACCCCTTCCCCAAGGAGGAGCTCCTCGCCGCGATCCAGGACTACACCAACGTCACCGACGTGGTCTGGTGCCAGGAAGAGCCGCTCAACCAGGGCGCCTGGTACTCGAGCCAGCACCACATGCGGGCCGTGGCCGACCTGCTGCGCGATGGCCTGGGCGGCAAGCTCAAGTTCGCCGGTCGCCCGGCATCGGCGGCTCCCGCGGCGGGCTACATGTCCGTGCATACCGAACAGCAGCGCCAGCTGGTGGAAGACGCCTTCAACCTGTAA
- the odhB gene encoding 2-oxoglutarate dehydrogenase complex dihydrolipoyllysine-residue succinyltransferase codes for MATDIKAPTFPESVAEGSVAAWHKKPGDSVERDELIVEIETDKVVLEVVAPEAGTLAEVLAEEGDTVASEQLLGRLGAGEAKGEAPADQQEAPKGEAKAEAPAAGGKTHEVKAPTFPESIQEGTVASWAKQVGESVKRDEVLAEIETDKVVLEVVAPADGALTEIQAEEGSQVTSEQVLATFTEGAGGGAAPATKGEEKPAASADDGASDEKVGGKILAPAARKLVAEHDLDVAKIEGTGKGGRILKEDVQKAVKDGSAKKAAKSAGGAQAAAAAAPVVEGERPEKRVPMSRLRQTIAKRLVEAQQTAAMLTTYNEVDMSAVMELRAQYKETFQKAHDVKLGFMGFFVKAASEALKRFPDVNASIDGTDIVYHGYQDIGVAVSTDRGLVVPVLRDTDSMKLADVEKGIVDFGKRARDGKLGIDEMQGGTFTITNGGTFGSLMSTPILNPPQTAILGMHKIQERPMAVNGKVEIRPMMYLAVSYDHRMIDGKDAVRFLVTIKELLEDPARLLLDI; via the coding sequence ATGGCTACCGATATCAAGGCACCCACCTTTCCGGAATCCGTTGCCGAAGGCAGCGTGGCCGCCTGGCACAAGAAGCCCGGCGACAGCGTCGAGCGTGACGAGCTGATCGTCGAGATCGAGACCGACAAGGTGGTGCTCGAGGTCGTGGCACCCGAGGCCGGCACCCTCGCCGAGGTGCTGGCGGAAGAGGGCGATACCGTGGCGTCCGAGCAGCTGCTGGGTCGCCTCGGTGCGGGCGAGGCCAAGGGCGAGGCGCCGGCCGACCAGCAGGAGGCGCCGAAGGGCGAGGCCAAGGCCGAGGCACCGGCCGCCGGTGGCAAGACCCACGAGGTCAAGGCCCCGACCTTCCCCGAGTCCATCCAGGAAGGCACCGTCGCCAGCTGGGCCAAGCAGGTCGGCGAATCGGTCAAGCGCGACGAGGTGCTGGCCGAGATCGAGACCGACAAGGTGGTCCTCGAGGTCGTCGCCCCGGCCGACGGCGCGCTGACCGAGATCCAGGCCGAGGAGGGCAGCCAGGTGACCTCCGAGCAGGTGCTGGCCACCTTCACCGAGGGCGCCGGCGGCGGCGCCGCACCGGCCACCAAGGGTGAGGAGAAGCCGGCGGCCTCCGCCGATGATGGCGCCAGCGACGAGAAGGTCGGCGGCAAGATCCTCGCGCCGGCCGCCCGCAAGCTGGTCGCCGAGCACGACCTCGACGTGGCGAAGATCGAGGGCACCGGCAAGGGTGGCCGGATCCTCAAGGAGGACGTGCAGAAGGCCGTGAAGGATGGCAGCGCCAAGAAGGCGGCCAAGTCGGCCGGTGGCGCCCAGGCCGCCGCCGCGGCGGCCCCGGTCGTCGAGGGCGAGCGTCCCGAGAAGCGCGTGCCGATGAGCCGCCTGCGCCAGACCATCGCCAAGCGCCTGGTCGAGGCCCAGCAGACCGCCGCCATGCTCACCACCTACAACGAGGTGGACATGAGCGCGGTGATGGAGCTGCGTGCCCAGTACAAGGAGACCTTCCAGAAGGCGCACGACGTCAAGCTCGGCTTCATGGGCTTCTTCGTCAAGGCCGCCTCCGAGGCCCTCAAGCGCTTCCCGGACGTCAACGCCTCCATCGACGGCACCGACATCGTCTACCACGGCTACCAGGACATCGGCGTGGCGGTCTCCACCGATCGCGGCCTGGTCGTGCCGGTGCTGCGCGACACCGACAGCATGAAGCTCGCCGACGTCGAGAAGGGCATCGTCGACTTCGGCAAGCGGGCCCGTGACGGCAAGCTCGGCATCGACGAGATGCAGGGCGGCACCTTCACCATCACCAACGGCGGCACCTTCGGCTCGCTGATGTCGACGCCGATCCTCAACCCGCCGCAGACCGCGATCCTGGGCATGCACAAGATCCAGGAGCGTCCGATGGCCGTGAACGGCAAGGTCGAGATCCGCCCGATGATGTACCTGGCCGTCTCCTACGACCACCGCATGATCGACGGCAAGGACGCGGTCCGCTTCCTGGTGACCATCAAGGAACTGCTCGAAGACCCGGCACGCCTGCTGCTCGACATCTGA
- the lpdA gene encoding dihydrolipoyl dehydrogenase, translating into MADKFDVIVIGAGPGGYVAAIRAAQMGLKTACVEKWIGKEGKVVHGGTCLNVGCIPSKALLEASHKFVEAKHDFDDMGIEAGDVTMDVKKMMARKDKIVKNLTGGISGLFKANGVTAIEGTGKVTSAKQVEVTDHDGNATTYDADSIVVAAGSVPVEIPPTPLKDGLVVDSTGALEFQETPKRLGVIGAGVIGLELGSVWNRLGSEVTVLEAMDSFLPMVDGAVAKETQKLLKKQGLDIKLGARVTGSEVKGEEVVVKYTDADGDQEITFDKLIVCVGRKPYTQGVIADGVGVDTDERGFIHVDDQCRTSVPGVYAIGDCVRGPMLAHKASEEGIMVADIIAGHKAEMNYDAIPNVIYTFPEVAWVGMTEQDAKAAGIEVKVGAFPFAASGRAMANNATEGMARIIADAETDRVLGVHIVGQHAGEMIAQGVIALEFGSSAEDLALTCYAHPTMSEAVHEAALAVEGHAIHMANRRKKK; encoded by the coding sequence ATGGCTGACAAGTTTGATGTGATCGTGATCGGCGCGGGCCCCGGCGGCTACGTGGCCGCCATCCGTGCCGCCCAGATGGGCCTGAAGACCGCCTGCGTCGAGAAGTGGATCGGCAAGGAAGGCAAGGTCGTGCACGGCGGCACCTGCCTCAACGTGGGCTGCATCCCGTCCAAGGCGCTGCTCGAGGCCTCCCACAAGTTCGTCGAGGCCAAGCACGACTTCGACGACATGGGCATCGAGGCCGGTGACGTCACCATGGACGTCAAGAAGATGATGGCCCGCAAGGACAAGATCGTGAAGAACCTGACCGGCGGCATCTCCGGTCTGTTCAAGGCCAACGGCGTGACCGCCATCGAGGGCACCGGCAAGGTCACCTCCGCCAAGCAGGTCGAGGTCACCGATCACGACGGCAACGCCACCACCTATGACGCCGACAGCATCGTCGTGGCGGCCGGCTCCGTGCCGGTGGAGATCCCGCCGACTCCGCTGAAGGACGGCCTGGTGGTCGATTCCACCGGCGCCTTGGAATTCCAGGAGACCCCGAAGCGTCTGGGCGTGATCGGCGCCGGCGTGATCGGCCTGGAGCTCGGCAGCGTCTGGAACCGCCTGGGCTCCGAGGTCACCGTGCTCGAGGCCATGGACAGCTTCCTGCCGATGGTCGACGGCGCCGTGGCCAAGGAGACCCAGAAGCTGCTCAAGAAGCAGGGCCTGGACATCAAGCTGGGCGCGCGAGTGACCGGCTCCGAGGTCAAGGGTGAGGAAGTCGTCGTCAAGTACACCGACGCCGATGGCGACCAGGAGATCACCTTCGACAAGCTGATCGTCTGCGTCGGCCGCAAGCCCTACACCCAGGGCGTGATCGCCGACGGCGTGGGCGTGGACACCGACGAGCGCGGCTTCATCCACGTCGACGACCAGTGCCGCACCAGCGTGCCGGGCGTCTACGCCATCGGCGACTGCGTGCGTGGCCCGATGCTCGCGCACAAGGCCTCCGAAGAGGGCATCATGGTCGCCGACATCATCGCCGGCCATAAGGCCGAGATGAACTACGACGCCATCCCCAACGTCATCTACACCTTCCCCGAGGTGGCCTGGGTCGGCATGACCGAGCAGGACGCCAAGGCGGCCGGCATCGAGGTCAAGGTCGGCGCCTTCCCGTTCGCGGCCAGCGGCCGGGCCATGGCCAACAACGCCACCGAAGGCATGGCGCGCATCATCGCCGACGCCGAGACGGATCGCGTGCTGGGCGTGCACATCGTCGGCCAGCATGCCGGCGAGATGATCGCCCAGGGCGTCATCGCGCTCGAGTTCGGCTCCAGCGCCGAGGACCTGGCGCTGACCTGCTACGCGCACCCGACCATGTCGGAAGCGGTGCACGAGGCGGCACTCGCCGTCGAGGGCCACGCCATCCACATGGCCAACCGCAGGAAGAAGAAGTAA